Part of the Arthrobacter sp. MMS18-M83 genome is shown below.
GAATCAAGGGCGACGACGCCGTCGGCCGCCTGCGTGAAGTTCACCACAGTGGAGTCTTTGGCGTCGCGGTGGATCACTTGGGCGGCGAGTTGCTCTTTGCTCTGCGTTCCGCCGAGCTGGAGGCCGCGGCGCCGCAGCCGGGCTTCCTCGCTTGCGGTCAGCAGCATGCGGACCTCCGCGTTGGGCGCGACGACGGTGGTGATGTCCCGCCCTTCCACCACCATGCGGCGGTGGTGCTTTTCGATCAGCTGGCGCTGGCGGCGAATCAATTCGTTGCGGGCACCCAAGGTGGTTGCCACCGCGCTGACGGACGACGAAATCCTGGGCTCGCGGATTTCCTCCGTGATGTCCACTCCGGCAACGCTGACGTACTCGGCGTTGGCGCTGGTGCTAAGTTCCAGCGGCAGATCCTTCGAGGCTTGCTCGACGGCGGCACTATCCGTGAGGTCGATGCCGGTCTTGAGGCAGTACCAAGTCAATGCACGGTACATGGCACCCGTGTCCAGGTAGGCGAGCTTCAAGCGCCGGGCAACTTCCTTGCTGACGCTGGACTTGCCGGAGCCGGACGGGCCGTCGATGGCGACAACGAGTGGCTTGCCCGGGCGTACTACGGTCTCCGGGCCGAAAAGGTCACGTGTCATTACTGGAGTACCCGCCATCCACGGTCGGTCAAGGCTTCAACAAGGAGGTCATGCTTGTTGGGCATGACGGAAAGTTCCACCATGCCAACGTTCTGCCCGGACGAGTGATCCAGACGGAGGTCTTCGACATTGACGCCGATCTCACCGATCTCCGTCAGCAGCCTGGCAATCTGCCCGGGCCTGTCGTCTACCAGAACTGTAAGCCATGAATATGCCTGCGGGGGTCCGCCATGCTTCCCCGGGATCCTGGCCTGCCCGGCGTTGCCCTCGCTGATGAGTTGCGCAAGGTCCAGGCGGGCACCGGGGGCCGTGGGATCCTCCAAGGTACCGATCAAACGGTTGAGGTCCTCACGGACACCATGGAGAATATCCACCATCTTGGCCGCGTTGTTGCCAAGGATCTGCACCCAGAGGGTGGGATCGCTGGCAGCAATCCTGGTGGTGTCCCGCAGCCCGTTGCCCGCCAAGGACAGCGCATGAAGGGGCGTTCCCTGCAAGCGGCTGGCGAGAAGCGATGACATCACCTGGGGCAAATGGGACACCAAAGCAACAGCTTCATCGTGTTCCTCCGCCGTGAACTGGGAAACTATTGCCCCCAGGTCCCCGGCAAGGGAACGCGCGGTCTGAAGCGCATCGGCGCTGGTCTCCTCGGACGGACAAAGGACCCACGGCATGGAGGTGAAGAGCTCGCCACGGGCGGCAACCGGCCCGGACTTCTCGCGCCCAGCCATCGGGTGCGTCCCGACGTAGCGGGACATGTCCACCCCACGGCCCCGGAGGTCAGCCTGGATTGCCAGCTTGACGCTGGCAATGTCCACTACGACGGCCTCCGGGTATTCGCCCAGGGCACGCTGAACGACGTCGGCAGTCACATCCGGCGGCGCGGCAACGACAACCAGCTGTGGAGAGGCGTCGAGCTCCGACAACGGCCTGCCCGCACCGATATCCACGGCGACGGCCTGGTTGGTTGGCGAGGTGTCCGAAAGGAACACGGAGACACCCCGGCCACGCAGGCCGAGACCGATGCTGGCTCCGAGCAGGCCGGTGCCGAAAACGACCACCGGCCCGTCAAGGTGGCCCCGGCCGTGCGAGTGGAATGCCGACATTCCTTACAGTCCTACGGAGGCCAGGAGGTGTCCGACTTCCTGCTTGCCGAGGTTGCGGATGCTGCCCTGTCGCTGGTCACCCAGGCCGATGGGACCGATCTTGACGCGTACGAGGCGCAGCACGGGGAAACCCACGGCTTCGAACAAACGGCGAACAATACGGTTCTTGCCGGAGTGCAGCACAACCTCGATCAGCACGTGGCCCGGAGTGGAATCCACGAGCTTGAAGGAGTCGACGGAAGCAATGCCGTCTT
Proteins encoded:
- the cmk gene encoding (d)CMP kinase — protein: MTRDLFGPETVVRPGKPLVVAIDGPSGSGKSSVSKEVARRLKLAYLDTGAMYRALTWYCLKTGIDLTDSAAVEQASKDLPLELSTSANAEYVSVAGVDITEEIREPRISSSVSAVATTLGARNELIRRQRQLIEKHHRRMVVEGRDITTVVAPNAEVRMLLTASEEARLRRRGLQLGGTQSKEQLAAQVIHRDAKDSTVVNFTQAADGVVALDSSDLDFEETVETALNIVGKVIYGD
- a CDS encoding prephenate dehydrogenase, with the protein product MSAFHSHGRGHLDGPVVVFGTGLLGASIGLGLRGRGVSVFLSDTSPTNQAVAVDIGAGRPLSELDASPQLVVVAAPPDVTADVVQRALGEYPEAVVVDIASVKLAIQADLRGRGVDMSRYVGTHPMAGREKSGPVAARGELFTSMPWVLCPSEETSADALQTARSLAGDLGAIVSQFTAEEHDEAVALVSHLPQVMSSLLASRLQGTPLHALSLAGNGLRDTTRIAASDPTLWVQILGNNAAKMVDILHGVREDLNRLIGTLEDPTAPGARLDLAQLISEGNAGQARIPGKHGGPPQAYSWLTVLVDDRPGQIARLLTEIGEIGVNVEDLRLDHSSGQNVGMVELSVMPNKHDLLVEALTDRGWRVLQ